Proteins from a single region of Sporosarcina sp. P33:
- a CDS encoding response regulator yields MTYEMKKVLVVDDEEILRMLLTDTLEFEGFQVEEAEDGLEAFEKIQSNRYDAILLDYMMPRMTGLELLERLQPMELDVPVIMLTAKAQQTDQDTVMAMGASHFVPKPFSPNELTELVKSLLKD; encoded by the coding sequence TTGACGTATGAAATGAAAAAAGTGTTAGTTGTAGATGATGAAGAAATCTTGCGAATGCTGCTGACTGATACATTGGAGTTTGAAGGATTTCAGGTGGAAGAAGCGGAGGATGGTCTGGAAGCCTTTGAAAAGATACAAAGCAATCGGTATGATGCCATTCTTTTGGATTATATGATGCCGCGTATGACCGGTTTGGAGTTATTGGAGCGGCTGCAGCCGATGGAACTCGATGTTCCTGTAATTATGCTGACAGCGAAAGCACAGCAAACTGATCAAGATACCGTTATGGCAATGGGGGCTTCTCACTTTGTCCCTAAACCGTTCAGCCCGAATGAACTGACTGAATTAGTAAAGTCGCTACTCAAAGACTGA
- a CDS encoding diguanylate cyclase, giving the protein MSQKKYQDMLAERTENIFDEWEKRGSLTERELYYFLHKLKGTSGTIGLQQLSLFCASQLEILSSSNDQKLPVSSLENLKNRIRAYFDNTIAVKKDEFQLPDRYVNRLDQETFILIIDDDLEFVSYLKELLEKLGAQVIISLNGKRGIEQFYSMRPGIVIINAKLPDMTGFEVLDQIAEPARQKNTTLAISSEDATKEVQIETYRRGAMDLIPKPFDMDVFFPYLFNRQQRQHAISSSMITDSLTGVGNRRHFDDIINNLAKNADQSESAFSLVMVDLDHFKQVNDLYGHPAGDEVLRKFGEIIRVEKREGDYVFRYGGEEFAMLFSGIRAEETVHAIDRIRNRFNEQIFTSDEQKFQVTFSAGSATYEGDTAELISASDQALYEAKRSGRNQTIIYDQRKIAVKRKLIVIIVDDDSFIRQILQQTLLGLKSADIDITVKTYADGPAFLEDDWYSPDAYFIILLDGVMPKMDGLEVLSRLKSDHAKTNVTVSMMTARKSANDIKAALWLGADDYIIKPFQPSEVLGRIDKLAARLFDKRE; this is encoded by the coding sequence ATGAGTCAAAAAAAGTATCAGGATATGCTCGCGGAGCGAACAGAGAATATCTTTGATGAATGGGAGAAACGCGGCAGTTTAACGGAGAGAGAGTTATATTATTTCCTTCATAAATTAAAAGGAACGTCCGGAACGATAGGGTTACAGCAGTTATCTCTATTTTGTGCTTCACAATTGGAAATTCTGTCGTCATCCAATGATCAAAAACTGCCCGTCTCTTCACTGGAAAACTTGAAAAATCGTATTCGAGCGTATTTCGATAATACGATCGCTGTGAAAAAAGATGAATTCCAATTGCCGGATCGCTATGTAAACCGTCTGGATCAGGAAACCTTCATTTTGATTATTGATGATGACCTGGAGTTTGTCTCTTATTTAAAAGAATTACTGGAGAAGCTGGGAGCACAGGTCATTATTTCATTGAACGGCAAACGCGGAATTGAGCAATTTTATTCGATGAGACCCGGTATTGTAATTATCAATGCGAAGCTGCCTGATATGACGGGCTTTGAAGTGCTGGATCAGATTGCAGAACCGGCCAGACAAAAGAATACGACACTGGCTATTTCCAGCGAAGATGCGACGAAAGAAGTTCAAATAGAGACATATCGCCGCGGCGCAATGGATTTGATTCCGAAACCTTTTGATATGGATGTCTTTTTCCCTTATTTGTTCAATCGGCAACAGCGGCAGCACGCGATCAGCAGCAGTATGATTACAGACAGTCTGACGGGTGTCGGTAACCGAAGACATTTTGATGATATTATCAATAACTTGGCGAAAAATGCAGATCAATCGGAATCAGCTTTTTCTCTTGTAATGGTGGATCTGGATCACTTCAAACAAGTAAATGATTTATATGGACATCCGGCGGGCGATGAAGTACTCCGGAAGTTTGGCGAGATCATTCGGGTAGAGAAGCGTGAAGGTGATTATGTATTCCGTTATGGCGGAGAAGAATTCGCTATGCTGTTTTCTGGCATCCGTGCAGAAGAGACTGTGCATGCAATAGACCGCATTCGAAATAGATTTAATGAGCAAATATTCACATCGGATGAGCAGAAGTTTCAAGTAACGTTTTCAGCAGGGAGTGCCACGTACGAAGGCGATACCGCAGAATTGATATCAGCTTCGGACCAGGCGCTTTATGAAGCGAAACGCTCTGGGCGGAATCAGACAATAATTTATGATCAGCGAAAAATTGCAGTGAAGCGCAAATTAATCGTTATCATTGTCGACGACGACTCATTTATCAGACAGATTCTCCAGCAGACGCTGCTTGGGTTGAAGTCTGCCGATATTGATATTACCGTCAAGACGTATGCGGATGGTCCTGCATTTCTTGAAGATGACTGGTATAGTCCTGATGCGTATTTTATCATTCTGCTGGATGGAGTTATGCCGAAAATGGATGGTCTCGAAGTCTTAAGCCGTTTAAAGAGTGACCATGCCAAAACGAACGTTACTGTTTCCATGATGACAGCCAGAAAAAGTGCCAATGATATTAAAGCTGCACTCTGGCTTGGCGCAGATGATTATATCATTAAGCCTTTCCAGCCGTCAGAAGTTTTAGGGCGCATAGATAAATTAGCAGCCCGTTTGTTTGATAAGAGGGAATAG
- a CDS encoding YbbR-like domain-containing protein, with the protein MDKFMDSPWFLRLTALFLAIMLFLSVKSEDPSNRNSTSDVFELIQDVPVEVYYDTENLVVTGVPDMVNMTIEGPTNIVQTTKLLKDFTLKLDLQNLTLGEHNVRIQAENISDKLDVRLEPGTVSINIEEKVTQTFRVDPEMNTRLLAEGYEVKSMDVQPAVINVTGAKSVVDAISFVKVSVTGEGSLNKPFEQKSRVRVLDRDLNKLSVTLNPEEVTVKVDIQEYSREARVKLKEKGQSTGNIEIESAVLEDKFVRISGPKSTVDAVKEIPVELDLSKISKSGKIELDVKKPEGITKVTPAKVKAQVKVSGEISDESKKADAETES; encoded by the coding sequence ATGGATAAATTTATGGACAGTCCTTGGTTTCTGCGTCTGACTGCACTTTTTCTGGCAATTATGCTGTTTCTTTCAGTAAAATCAGAAGATCCTTCCAACCGCAACAGTACGAGCGATGTATTTGAACTTATACAGGACGTTCCTGTAGAGGTGTACTACGATACAGAAAACCTGGTAGTAACGGGTGTTCCTGATATGGTTAATATGACAATCGAAGGCCCTACAAATATTGTGCAGACTACAAAGTTACTGAAAGACTTTACATTAAAGCTAGATTTACAAAACTTGACGCTGGGCGAACATAATGTTCGGATCCAAGCGGAGAATATATCAGATAAGCTGGACGTGCGCCTTGAACCGGGCACAGTCAGTATTAATATAGAAGAGAAAGTCACTCAGACATTCCGTGTTGATCCAGAAATGAATACGAGATTACTTGCTGAAGGCTATGAAGTGAAGAGCATGGACGTCCAGCCAGCTGTGATCAATGTAACAGGGGCGAAAAGTGTTGTGGATGCAATCAGCTTTGTGAAAGTATCCGTAACAGGTGAAGGCAGTTTGAATAAGCCGTTCGAGCAAAAGTCACGTGTGCGTGTACTGGACCGGGATTTAAATAAGCTTTCCGTTACATTGAACCCTGAAGAAGTAACGGTCAAAGTAGACATTCAGGAGTACAGCCGCGAAGCGCGTGTGAAGCTGAAAGAAAAGGGACAGTCAACAGGAAATATAGAAATTGAAAGCGCCGTACTGGAAGATAAATTCGTGCGAATTTCGGGACCGAAAAGTACAGTGGATGCAGTAAAAGAAATTCCGGTAGAGCTTGATTTGAGCAAGATCAGTAAATCGGGAAAAATTGAACTGGATGTTAAGAAACCGGAAGGAATCACAAAAGTGACACCTGCTAAAGTAAAAGCGCAAGTGAAAGTCTCCGGGGAAATATCCGATGAATCGAAGAAAGCAGACGCTGAAACAGAATCATAA
- the glmM gene encoding phosphoglucosamine mutase, translating into MTQYFGTDGVRGVANTELTPELAFKLGRIGGYLFTKEAAEKAEVLVGRDTRISGYMLENALIAGLLSVGVEVMRLGVISTPGVAYLTRVMNAQAGVMISASHNPVEDNGIKFFGENGFKLTDAQEEEFEQLLNAEEDTLPRPVGGEVGTITEYFEGGQKYIQYLKQIVDEDFENIHVALDCAHGATSVLATHLFADLDADLTTMGASPNGLNINDGVGSTHPEALAALVVEKNADIGLAFDGDGDRLIAVDEKGNIVDGDQIMFIVARYLHSKGRLKSDTIVSTVMSNLGFYKALEKFGMKSVQTAVGDRYVVEEMRKNEYNLGGEQSGHIIFMDYNTTGDGLLTALQLVNIMQQTGKKLSELASEMTVYPQKLVNIRVADKYAVMDNARIVSVIDEVEKEMDGQGRVLVRPSGTEPLVRVMVESETEAQCIEYAERISQAVKEEMGLE; encoded by the coding sequence ATGACACAGTATTTTGGAACAGATGGCGTCAGAGGTGTGGCCAACACGGAACTAACCCCTGAACTTGCATTTAAATTGGGCAGAATCGGCGGTTATTTATTCACTAAAGAAGCAGCTGAAAAGGCAGAAGTGCTGGTGGGAAGAGATACTCGCATTTCTGGCTACATGCTTGAAAATGCATTGATTGCGGGATTGTTATCTGTCGGCGTAGAAGTAATGAGGCTCGGCGTCATCAGTACACCTGGCGTGGCGTATTTAACACGTGTTATGAACGCGCAGGCAGGCGTCATGATTTCCGCATCGCATAATCCCGTGGAAGATAACGGGATCAAGTTCTTTGGAGAGAATGGTTTTAAATTGACCGATGCACAGGAAGAAGAGTTTGAACAGCTTCTTAACGCAGAGGAAGATACATTACCGCGCCCGGTTGGCGGTGAAGTCGGAACGATTACAGAATACTTTGAAGGCGGTCAGAAATATATTCAATATCTAAAACAGATAGTGGATGAAGATTTCGAAAATATACATGTGGCTCTAGATTGCGCGCACGGGGCGACTTCTGTTTTGGCGACGCATCTATTTGCTGACCTGGATGCAGATCTTACTACAATGGGCGCATCACCTAACGGACTGAACATTAATGACGGAGTTGGATCTACTCATCCGGAAGCACTTGCGGCACTTGTCGTTGAAAAGAATGCCGACATCGGACTTGCTTTTGACGGGGACGGGGACCGTCTGATTGCAGTGGACGAAAAAGGTAATATCGTAGACGGAGACCAAATCATGTTTATCGTGGCACGATATTTACATAGTAAAGGCAGATTAAAATCTGATACCATTGTTTCTACCGTAATGAGTAATCTGGGCTTTTACAAAGCGCTGGAAAAGTTCGGAATGAAGAGTGTGCAAACTGCCGTAGGTGACCGGTATGTCGTAGAAGAAATGCGTAAAAATGAGTATAATCTGGGCGGCGAGCAATCCGGCCATATTATCTTCATGGATTATAATACAACCGGGGACGGCTTGCTGACGGCTTTGCAATTGGTTAATATCATGCAGCAGACAGGCAAGAAACTGTCTGAGCTGGCGAGTGAAATGACGGTTTATCCTCAGAAATTAGTAAATATCCGAGTGGCTGATAAATATGCGGTGATGGATAATGCGCGAATTGTCAGTGTCATCGATGAAGTGGAAAAGGAAATGGACGGGCAGGGAAGAGTTCTTGTGCGCCCTTCCGGTACAGAACCGCTTGTACGTGTAATGGTCGAATCCGAGACGGAAGCACAATGTATCGAATATGCAGAGCGGATTTCACAAGCAGTGAAAGAAGAGATGGGTCTGGAATAA
- the cdaA gene encoding diadenylate cyclase CdaA, with product MPGLEQVTTLAPIEILKNIVDVLLVWFVLYKLITIIKGTKAVQLLKGIFVILIGRYITEWLGLKTLQWMMEEVLRFGFLAAIIIFQPELRRALEQLGRGRLFARTAMQEEEERDRLIEAFVKSVSYMAKRRIGALITIEKETGLSEYIETGIPLNSHITSELLINIFIPNTPLHDGAVIVTKNRIAAAGCYLPLSESPFISKELGTRHRAALGISEVTDSVTIIVSEETGAISIATDGEINRKLDIEEFEKILRISWFGNTTGQADTSLWKWGKRKNG from the coding sequence ATGCCGGGTTTGGAGCAAGTAACAACATTAGCACCAATAGAAATACTGAAAAACATTGTGGATGTGCTTCTGGTTTGGTTCGTACTCTATAAATTAATCACCATTATTAAAGGAACAAAAGCCGTCCAATTACTGAAAGGGATTTTTGTTATCCTAATCGGCCGTTACATCACGGAATGGCTTGGTTTGAAAACTCTCCAGTGGATGATGGAAGAAGTTCTCAGATTCGGTTTCCTCGCTGCTATTATCATATTCCAGCCAGAACTGCGCAGAGCATTGGAGCAGCTGGGCAGAGGGAGATTATTTGCAAGAACCGCCATGCAGGAAGAGGAAGAACGGGATCGGTTAATTGAGGCATTTGTCAAATCTGTCAGCTATATGGCAAAACGGCGGATTGGTGCCTTAATCACGATTGAGAAAGAAACAGGTCTTAGCGAATATATTGAAACAGGTATTCCTTTGAACTCACATATTACATCTGAATTACTTATTAACATATTTATACCAAACACTCCACTGCATGACGGTGCCGTCATTGTGACGAAAAACCGTATCGCTGCTGCGGGCTGTTACTTGCCATTATCGGAAAGTCCATTTATTTCCAAAGAACTGGGGACACGGCATCGTGCAGCTCTCGGCATTAGTGAAGTTACGGATTCTGTGACGATCATTGTCTCTGAAGAAACAGGTGCCATCAGTATAGCGACAGATGGAGAAATCAATCGTAAACTGGATATTGAAGAATTCGAGAAAATATTGCGTATTTCATGGTTCGGTAACACGACAGGCCAAGCTGATACTTCTCTATGGAAGTGGGGGAAGAGAAAAAATGGATAA
- a CDS encoding zf-HC2 domain-containing protein — protein MEKCPKHVVHYIHAFFDGELTNEEEQIMKEHLDECEECRKMFEELDETVTLLGSFDVLEAPAGFVSGVTARLPRQTVKKGPAKWFRQHPFMAAAALFLLLMSSSFFASFENEQQFSFTKQPNVIVEGETVIVPAGETVTGDLVVKNGNLRVEGRVDGNVTVIRGSKYMASTAVITGSSEEINEIFDWLWYKIKTTAKEVLPGSSGKNSETD, from the coding sequence GTGGAAAAATGTCCTAAACATGTTGTCCATTATATACATGCATTTTTTGATGGTGAGCTTACCAATGAAGAAGAACAGATTATGAAAGAGCACTTGGATGAATGTGAAGAGTGCAGGAAAATGTTTGAGGAACTCGATGAGACGGTCACGTTACTCGGAAGTTTCGATGTGCTGGAAGCGCCTGCCGGATTTGTCAGTGGCGTAACAGCCAGATTACCGAGGCAGACGGTAAAAAAAGGCCCGGCAAAATGGTTCCGTCAGCATCCGTTCATGGCGGCAGCAGCATTATTTTTACTTTTAATGAGCTCATCGTTTTTCGCCAGCTTTGAAAACGAACAGCAATTTTCATTTACCAAGCAGCCTAATGTGATCGTTGAAGGGGAAACGGTAATTGTTCCTGCCGGTGAGACGGTGACAGGTGATCTGGTAGTGAAAAATGGAAATTTACGAGTGGAAGGCCGAGTTGACGGAAACGTCACCGTCATCCGCGGTTCTAAGTATATGGCATCTACTGCAGTGATTACAGGATCCAGTGAAGAGATCAATGAAATATTCGATTGGCTCTGGTATAAGATTAAAACTACCGCAAAAGAAGTGCTGCCTGGGTCAAGCGGAAAAAATTCTGAAACGGATTAA
- a CDS encoding YbjQ family protein: MLHTTTNTLQGRTIETYHGIVSGETIMGANIVRDIFASVTDIVGGRSAAYESKLTEARQTALDEMSQKASAMGANAVIGVDLDFEMVREGMMMCIATGTAVTYREGE, from the coding sequence ATGTTACACACGACAACGAATACACTGCAAGGCCGAACTATTGAAACGTATCACGGCATCGTATCAGGAGAAACCATTATGGGGGCAAATATTGTCCGTGACATCTTTGCATCTGTTACGGATATCGTAGGAGGACGCAGTGCAGCTTACGAAAGCAAATTGACCGAAGCGCGTCAGACTGCTCTGGATGAAATGTCCCAAAAAGCGTCTGCTATGGGAGCAAATGCAGTAATTGGTGTGGACTTGGACTTTGAAATGGTGCGTGAAGGCATGATGATGTGCATTGCTACAGGAACTGCTGTCACCTACCGCGAAGGCGAATAA
- a CDS encoding YwbE family protein: protein MNGQNRADIKPGLHVAIILKKDQRSGVKTEGIVKDLLTKSSFHPHGIKVRLEDGQVGRVAEILE, encoded by the coding sequence ATGAATGGACAGAATCGGGCAGATATCAAGCCGGGATTGCATGTGGCAATTATCTTGAAAAAAGATCAGCGCAGCGGCGTGAAGACGGAAGGTATTGTTAAAGACTTATTGACGAAATCCAGTTTTCATCCGCATGGCATTAAAGTTCGTTTAGAGGATGGGCAGGTTGGCCGGGTGGCAGAAATATTAGAATGA
- the sigW gene encoding RNA polymerase sigma factor SigW: MDELITKRVKEVLNGNQEAFEEIVIHFQHRLYQVCYRMLNNAAEAEDIAQEAFVRAYVNLETYDQKRKFSTWLYRIATNLCIDRIRKKKPDYYLDATVPGTEGLDMYSQIAKEQQLPEEEVEKMETKERVQYEVNRLPEKYRTIIILRYMEDLQLQEIADILEMPLGTVKTRVHRGREALRQQMGSM, from the coding sequence TTGGACGAATTAATAACTAAACGTGTAAAAGAAGTATTAAATGGAAATCAGGAAGCTTTTGAGGAAATTGTCATCCATTTTCAGCACCGTCTGTATCAAGTGTGCTACAGGATGCTGAATAATGCGGCAGAAGCGGAGGATATTGCACAGGAGGCATTTGTACGGGCTTACGTAAACTTGGAAACCTATGACCAAAAGCGGAAATTTTCTACCTGGCTGTACCGTATTGCGACTAATCTGTGCATTGACCGCATTCGAAAGAAAAAGCCCGATTATTATTTGGATGCGACGGTACCAGGAACGGAAGGCTTAGATATGTATTCTCAAATTGCAAAAGAGCAGCAATTACCGGAAGAAGAAGTAGAGAAGATGGAAACAAAAGAACGTGTTCAGTATGAAGTGAACAGGCTGCCTGAAAAATATCGCACAATTATTATATTACGTTATATGGAAGACCTGCAGTTGCAGGAAATCGCCGACATTTTGGAGATGCCTCTCGGAACAGTAAAAACACGGGTACATCGCGGAAGAGAAGCGCTCCGGCAACAAATGGGGAGTATGTAG
- a CDS encoding ATP-binding protein produces MASKRGIRQQYIRIFIVSLVIAVIGMGSMYAYVNNSWNDLEEEQQDSLEKARLVELLSDSIQDVFFRIRGYYAFQIEEELNGAYLSIQDVHTYSRQFKSLPLNVKEKELIQEIDSFMIDYEETTLPKAIQFIKDNDYEGLRNLAQGGTNQSVNSFIHYANEYDIIAKEELLQSYERTKKQSEIYFLLITILGFAFLLIPIYTVWNVIKRVVRPVEKITSEVDQYETEGQILFQPIARDNEIGALSQSIYKMMQRIQMNEQEVLSQNEELITQQDELFNRQTKMEFALSEARFSRVRLERYNGLGHLLSFSLDKREICMKTADYLNHIFQPDLSLLLFVKGDIYSLKGISDTFFSEIKEERLDYFKERLNTEPYFVIKREADYEKGISEQITYVYDFVSGIFNAENELSVITIQSRIGKPFTEDDQKDLYSLLKRIALSVDRVDQYELIIHERQLNQSILDNINEGIRFVSNTDEEDKYNAALFELLDMEPESKDKAWPREEWTEYFLQQIDDPVQYQQFLDTTLDTESAGHTNNTYILTLQSKESRVMNVYSVPIIIQGRKVGTIFVHRDITHEHEVNKMKTELVSTVSHELRTPLSSILGFSELLLNKDMDEKRKKRYLETIHGEANRLTALINDFLDIQRMESGRQTYQMEEISVGDVSIEAVNKLPIQSQLHKIILQDVTCSSSIKGDHDRILQVFLNLIGNAIKFSPDGGEINITLFNQQDSVVVSIKDQGIGIPAETIGHLFEKFYRFDNSYSRKIGGTGLGLSICKEIIQDHNGQIWVDSEENSGTTIFFSLPLIQMLPEEHIQSDKPLIAVVEDDVNIALLLGEELSSNGFSIIHHSSVDKAFTCIQQMRPAAVVVDLMLENGEDGWDLIRQMKEREETKTIPIIISSALEKEPQLMEQFDINDYFTKPYPLGDLSATVLQTLERSDGRILYPENN; encoded by the coding sequence ATGGCGTCAAAAAGAGGCATCCGGCAGCAATACATACGAATATTTATCGTTTCGTTAGTCATTGCAGTAATCGGAATGGGCAGCATGTATGCATATGTGAATAATTCATGGAATGACTTGGAAGAAGAGCAGCAAGATTCACTTGAGAAAGCCCGATTAGTCGAACTGCTTTCCGACTCTATCCAAGATGTATTTTTCAGAATCCGTGGCTATTATGCATTTCAAATAGAAGAAGAACTGAATGGGGCTTATCTTTCAATTCAAGATGTACATACTTATTCAAGACAATTTAAATCCCTTCCTCTTAACGTTAAAGAAAAGGAACTTATCCAGGAAATTGACAGCTTTATGATAGATTACGAAGAGACCACACTTCCAAAAGCTATTCAATTCATTAAAGATAACGATTATGAGGGACTGCGCAACTTAGCCCAGGGCGGAACGAATCAATCGGTAAACAGCTTTATTCACTATGCCAATGAATACGATATCATCGCAAAAGAAGAACTGCTGCAATCCTATGAACGAACCAAAAAGCAATCAGAAATATACTTTTTACTCATTACCATTCTCGGCTTTGCATTCCTGCTCATTCCCATTTACACGGTATGGAATGTCATCAAACGAGTAGTACGGCCAGTAGAAAAAATAACAAGTGAAGTCGACCAGTATGAAACGGAAGGACAAATTTTATTTCAGCCTATTGCCAGGGACAATGAAATCGGCGCACTTTCACAATCTATTTATAAGATGATGCAGCGGATTCAAATGAACGAACAAGAAGTTCTGTCTCAAAATGAAGAGTTGATTACACAGCAGGACGAATTGTTCAATCGGCAGACGAAAATGGAATTCGCCTTGTCGGAAGCACGTTTTTCGCGCGTTCGCCTCGAACGTTATAACGGCCTGGGTCACCTTCTTTCATTTTCATTGGATAAGCGGGAAATATGCATGAAAACAGCTGATTATTTAAATCATATTTTCCAGCCTGACCTGAGTCTCCTGCTGTTTGTAAAAGGAGACATCTATTCATTAAAAGGAATCTCTGATACATTTTTCAGCGAGATAAAAGAAGAGCGTTTAGACTATTTTAAGGAACGGCTGAATACGGAACCTTATTTTGTGATCAAAAGAGAAGCAGATTATGAAAAGGGAATCTCTGAACAGATCACATATGTTTATGACTTCGTGTCCGGTATATTCAATGCAGAAAACGAACTCAGTGTGATCACCATTCAATCCCGGATTGGCAAGCCTTTTACAGAAGATGACCAAAAAGATCTATACAGTTTGCTTAAGCGCATTGCCCTCTCTGTAGACAGAGTCGATCAATACGAGTTAATTATCCACGAACGGCAGCTGAATCAAAGTATTTTGGACAATATCAATGAAGGAATCCGTTTTGTTTCCAATACAGACGAAGAGGATAAATACAATGCCGCTTTATTTGAACTGTTGGATATGGAACCTGAATCCAAAGACAAAGCGTGGCCGCGTGAAGAGTGGACTGAGTATTTCTTACAGCAAATTGATGATCCTGTTCAGTACCAACAGTTCCTGGATACAACACTTGATACGGAATCAGCTGGCCATACGAACAACACCTATATACTTACACTGCAGTCTAAAGAATCTCGTGTCATGAACGTCTATAGTGTGCCAATTATTATTCAAGGCAGAAAAGTGGGCACAATATTCGTGCATCGTGATATTACACATGAACATGAAGTTAATAAAATGAAAACCGAGCTGGTTTCAACGGTCAGCCATGAATTACGTACACCTTTGTCCAGTATTCTCGGCTTCTCAGAATTATTACTAAATAAAGATATGGATGAAAAGCGTAAAAAACGCTATTTGGAGACCATTCACGGTGAAGCAAACCGGCTAACCGCATTAATTAATGACTTCTTGGACATTCAGCGTATGGAATCAGGACGCCAAACGTATCAGATGGAGGAAATTTCCGTTGGTGATGTTTCAATAGAAGCAGTAAATAAGCTGCCGATTCAATCACAGCTGCACAAGATTATCCTTCAAGACGTAACTTGTTCATCCAGCATCAAAGGAGATCACGACCGTATTCTTCAAGTATTTTTGAACCTGATTGGGAATGCAATTAAATTTTCTCCAGATGGCGGCGAGATCAATATTACCCTTTTTAATCAGCAAGACTCAGTCGTCGTCTCTATAAAAGATCAAGGAATCGGAATTCCAGCAGAAACTATCGGCCATTTATTCGAGAAGTTTTACCGTTTTGATAACAGCTATAGCAGGAAAATAGGCGGTACAGGTCTCGGCTTGTCTATTTGCAAAGAAATCATTCAAGATCATAACGGACAAATATGGGTAGATTCAGAAGAAAATTCAGGAACAACTATTTTCTTCTCACTTCCCCTTATACAAATGTTGCCTGAGGAACATATCCAATCTGATAAACCGCTGATAGCTGTAGTGGAAGACGATGTAAATATCGCGTTACTGCTCGGCGAAGAGTTATCAAGCAATGGATTTTCAATCATACATCATTCTTCAGTGGACAAAGCATTTACATGCATACAGCAGATGCGTCCTGCTGCAGTCGTTGTTGATTTGATGCTTGAAAATGGTGAAGACGGCTGGGATCTGATCCGTCAAATGAAAGAACGCGAGGAAACGAAAACGATCCCTATCATTATTTCCTCTGCACTCGAAAAAGAACCTCAGTTAATGGAGCAGTTTGATATTAATGATTATTTTACAAAACCTTATCCGCTTGGTGACTTGTCTGCAACTGTCCTGCAAACTTTAGAGCGTTCGGATGGAAGAATACTATATCCTGAAAATAACTAA
- a CDS encoding YtoQ family protein: MRLTVYLAGEIHTSWRDEVKEQAKNLQLPVDFVGPMEDHDRSDNIGEEILGEQPDNIFKDAAASSLNNLRTEILMKKSDVVIALFGEEYKQWNTAMDASAAVAFGKPLILIRQEKHHHPLKELSRKAHVTVESVDQAVCALKYIFE, encoded by the coding sequence ATGCGATTAACAGTATACCTGGCTGGGGAGATTCACACGTCTTGGCGGGATGAAGTCAAAGAGCAAGCCAAAAATCTTCAATTACCTGTTGATTTTGTCGGACCTATGGAAGATCATGACCGTTCAGACAATATCGGAGAAGAAATTCTGGGAGAACAGCCGGATAATATTTTTAAAGATGCGGCAGCTTCCAGCCTAAACAACCTGCGAACTGAAATCCTGATGAAAAAGTCAGATGTCGTCATTGCATTGTTCGGGGAAGAGTATAAACAATGGAATACCGCAATGGATGCAAGCGCCGCAGTCGCATTCGGCAAACCGCTGATTCTGATCCGTCAGGAAAAACATCATCACCCGTTAAAAGAACTTTCCCGAAAAGCCCATGTCACCGTCGAATCGGTAGATCAGGCAGTTTGTGCACTTAAATATATCTTTGAATAA